A single genomic interval of Cucumis sativus cultivar 9930 chromosome 7, Cucumber_9930_V3, whole genome shotgun sequence harbors:
- the LOC101223096 gene encoding transcription initiation factor TFIID subunit 13, whose product MNNSSAGPSSKQRTGSSQPSETSFKRKRGVFQKELQHMMYGFGDDPNPLPESVALMEDIVVEYITELVYKAQEIGSKRGKLSVEDFLYLMRKDPRKLNRSTELLSMNEELKQARRAFEIDEDKLKKAFEEEDKMD is encoded by the exons ATGAACAATTCATCTGCTGGGCCGTCCTCAAAGCAAAGAACTGGATCGTCTCAGCCCTCTGAAACCTCTTTTAAGCGCAAAAGAGGGGTTTTTCAGAAAGAAT TGCAGCACATGATGTATGGTTTTGGAGATGACCCTAAT CCCCTTCCAGAGTCCGTAGCACTTATGGAGGACATAGTTGTGGAGTACATTACTGAACTG GTGTATAAAGCTCAGGAAATTGGATCAAAGAGAGGAAAGCTATCGGTGGAAgactttttgtatttaatgCGAAAG GACCCACGCAAACTGAACCGTTCAACTGAACTGTTGTCGATGAACGAAGAGCTGAAACAAGCGAGGAGAGCTTTTGAGATAGATGAAGATAAGCTGAAAAAGGCTTTTGAAGAGGAAGACAAGATGGATTAG